The genomic interval gtttggtccctgggtcaggaatgtcccctgcaggaggaaatggcaacccactccggtattcttgcctgataaatcctacagacagaagagtctggcgggctacagtccatagggtcacaaagagttggacatggctaagcacGAACATGAGAAACTTAACCTTAATGAGCCTCTAACAGTGATACGTATAATACCTGCCACACACTTGTGAGAGTTAAGTAAGATGACATATGAAAAGAGCTTAGTACAATGTCTGGCAGGTACTCAATAAGCATTTGATGTATTCGCTCTTATTATCAGATGTCATATGGAACACTGAGgtctgaaatagaaataaaactggaaatttaGTTAATAAGTAAAATATTGGGTAATATAGTTGTTACTATGGTTTACCCAAGACCTCTGTTGATTCAAAATCTTACTACTGGCAGGTTCTCTGTATTAGAATTGGTCAAGCCAGCCTTTTTATTCTGTACAAGTGTTACCTCTGAGGAATTGGTACTGGCCTGGACCAATGAAATACACAGCCAAGCTTGGCACATCTTGTATTTACCCAGATAAGTGGGTGGTTGCTTCTCTATGtgtcaaaaaaacaaatatttgcctGACAGGTCTGTTGTGCCAAGAGCCTAAAATGCCTCTGACATACAGAATATTGCAAGTGCTGGTGGTTCTAAAGCACTAGTGGTTGTACGATTTGTGAAGCTATAAATCCATCAAATAATATATGGGTATGGATTTACAATAAAGAACTCTCAGTAAATTACCAACCCCAGAATTCAGATTTCagtattttctctcttctgtttcacACAAACAAGATCCAAAAATATTTGTTCCCTGTAGTACTGGACCTAGTTCAGAGAATAAAGCCAAGCAAACATCCATGGCTTCATAGAGGTTATATGCCAGCAAAATCCAAATCCTAAACTCACATCCTAATCATAAAATACCAGGCGGGGCTTTGAGAAGCCTACAGTCAACCAGAAATACCCAAGAATGGATTGTCTTAGAGACCTCATCTCTCCCAAGGGAATACCCCAGCCACTCCTGGGTTGCCTCCTAGGGAATATAAGGGAACTCTTGCCAGTGAATGTGTGAAGTACTTGGTATCAACACAGAGAAAGGCATTGATTATGCATGTTTCCATTAtgattcttttttatgtgtttttttttaatttcaaactgCATCTTGTAAGTAGTTCAAGATGTGGGCTCCCCCTGACCCCTCTTCCACTATAGTGTTGCTAAGGCCACAGGGGTCTCTCACTGGGGCCACATTCACAGAGCCTCAGCAGGACTCTGCTGCTGAGCCAGCTCCTTAGTGTGGGCAGCAATGGGAGGGGGCTTAATGAGAATGGAGACTGGAATCAGTCGGGCTTGAGTTAGAAACtttatgggacttctctggtggctcagatggtaaagaatctgcctacaaggcaggaagACCTGGactcagtccctggattgggaagattccctggagaaggaaatggcaacccattccagtattcttgcctggagaattccatggacaggggagcctggaaggctacagtccatacagtccatggggtcccaaagaagcTTTGCTCTATCCATGGATTGACATAACCTTGTTCCACAatgctgttcttttttaaaaacaaacaaacaaacaaatatttatatttctaccatGCACAAGGCTCTGGGTTCAGTTGTGAACACATTTCTTTGCTTGTGAATAAAGTATAGCCTTGACCTGACAGAGTTCACAGTCAAATAAGGAAGATGATTGTGTACAGAGATTGTTACAATCCACTGTGACAGCATCGCAGTACTTACTGGGAGCCCAGGGTTTGGGGCAGGGAGAACCTGATGCAGCCTGGGGAGGAAGTGACTCCACAGAGGAGTTCACAGGAACAGGGCATCcttcccaagagaaagaaaagcattgcAGAAGCTGCATCGTGAGAGAAGATGGCAGGCTTGGGAGATGCCAGCAGTTCAGTGTGACTGGGCTAAGGGTGGAGCACAGAGGCCAAGGGATGAACCAAGAGATCATGGGAATGTATACAAGAGCTGGATCACAGAGACTTTGAAAGGCCGTGAAGTAGAAATGTCTCCAGAACCTTCCAGCTTGATTGAGTACAGTGAGAGGGTAAGGGAATAAGTCAAGACTCTTGGGAAGGTCGACTCACAACCAGGAACAAACAGCCTCACCCCAtcagcaccacacacacacacacagtgttataCCCACGCTCTGGGCCTCACATTCTAGATGCCTGCATGACTGCCTCTGGCACTGCTAACCTTCCCAGTGCCTGCAACTGCTGGGGTCTGCAAAATCCTGCGTGACACGGTCCCACCTACCCCCTGCCACCCACTGCCTCTGGCCAAGAACCTAACAGGCTGGcgtagaatttttctttttcatccttgCACTTGACCTTGACTAAGACTGCTGCCACTATCATTGTGCAGCAAACAGCCAAAATACAGCAGGTATGAACTAATGGAAGCAGTCTTCTCACCCCAATCATTCTTCCCTCACCCCAGGATTATCCTCCTCCTCAGCCGATATGAGAAATTTCCCAAAGgatgtggctcagacggtaaagcatctgcctacaatgtgggagacccaggttcgatccctgggttgggaagatcctctggagaaggaaatggcaacccactccagtactcttgcctggaaaatcccatggacggaggctatagtccgtgaggtcacaaagagttggacacgactgagcccttCACTTTCAAAGGATGTTCAACAGCAGTGGGCAGGTGCAAGGCAAGACTGTTTCCTCCTCAGACTTAGTAACAGTGAAAATGATCCTGGTACCTCTCCCATTTCCCTAGACCCCCCTCCTTCCTGTTCCAGTCTCTCCAGATTCCCCCCTTATTCTGAATAAGCTAAATCAGAATTTAAGCCTACATCTTGGATTTCTTTGCAAAGTCTTGctaaaaatgaataaggaaaccCCTTAAGAGGAAACCACGtggtattattttctaaaaagcaTTTTTCTCAGATGGCATGTGAAAAATGGATGAGGAAAGATGAGCCTAGCCAGGGGGACGGTCAGAATGCTGTTGCAATGACATGGGCGAGAGTTAATAGTGCTCTGTTACCATTAGCGCAGCTGTGGTGGTGGAGAGAGAAGATTCAAGAGAATCTGATGAGGTAGAATTAACAAGATTTAATTGTCCATTGACTACCAGCATGAGGAGGGACtcaatgaatgggtggatggcagGAATGCAGAGAAATtaggcagaaaagaagaaaatatcattTTGAATATTTGGAATTTGAAGAGCCTTCGGGTCATCTTTGTGTAGATCCTCCCATTGACTATCATAAATATGGGGCTACAGCCCAGGAGAGAAATCTAGACTGGAGTTGGAGATTTGGAAGCCATTGGTATATAGGTGGGAGTTGAAACTGTGGCCACAAAATTAAACCCTAGAGAGAACATATTGAGTAAGCGATGTGAGTCAGGGCTGGAACCCTGGGGAACACCAATAATTTAGGAGTTTCTGGCAAAGCAGGTTAAGAGTGAGTCGTTCAAGATGTAGACGTGGATGCAAGAGAGAAATGTGTCACGGAAAACCATTGGTGATGGTCTTAAGAAAGCCTGAGCGCTGAAAATCACTGACTACAGGATATACACATGGAGAAGAAAAACTGGATTTGACATTTGGGAGGTCATCAGTGACCTCAGAGAAACGGGTTTCAGTGCAATGGTAGAGGACTAAGCTTTTCTGCCAAGGGTAGGAATGAGTTCAAGCAGTAGTTAGAAGGGAACGCAGGGTTCTGGAATAGCTTTTGAAGATGGAAGTGATTGAATGTGCTGACTGGCCAGAGGGACAGAGCTAGAGGAACTAGTGGGGGATCCCGCTGTCCAGAAGGGCTGTGGAAATCGTACCAGGGGAGGCCTACACAGAAGGATCTGGATTCCAGCCTCACATTGGTCATTGCTTTGTAAATCTCAGTGTCCCTACAAGAGGGTCAGGCCAGATGAGTTAGAATCTGCCATCAGTCTGGCAGGAGACACCACTCTGAGCTCAGGTGCTGCTAAGGAGAGGTCAGCCGCAGCCCTCGGGGCAGAGGAGGATGAAGGAAAGCCCATCTTCACTCTTGCTGCACCTCTTCTGGATTTTACCTCAAATCCAGATGGCTCCTTTCACATTTAGCTCCATCCAGCAATTTCCCCCCACATGCTGCTCTTCCCTGCCACGCTGGTTCTGGCTTCCAACAGTCATGACTGCCTCCTCTCTGCCAGAACAGCTGCCTTGCTCCTGCTGCCAGCTGTGCTTCTTGGAGTAAACTGCATTTTCAGATCTCATCAGCTCACAGACAGAACAACGAAGGGGACGTTGGTCAAAATAACAGCAGTTTCTGGCTCGCAGCCCCCGGCAGCAGAATTTCTGGAATCCGAGCTCGCTTCCCTGTCCAGTCCTCCTTTCCAGCAGCAGAGACTGGGTTTTCACCGCTCCTCCCCAGAGTCAAGAGTCATCAGAAGTCACAGCACAAAAACTGCCCTTGTGTGtagtcgcgcagtcatgtccgactctttatgacctcatagactgtagcccgccaggctcctctgtccatgggatttcccaggcaagaatactggatgggttgccgtttccttctccaaggaaaactGCCCTTGCTGCTGTCTCTATAGTCAGTGTGTCATCACCTGGAGAGGCCCTTCTCTCTCACTAGGGGTGTTGACTTAACCATCCCACAGCACCCAGCTACTCTGGGCAGCCCCTCTCCCAGCAGCCCTGCAAGACTTCTGCATGACCCCAAACAGAGCTGGTGTACTCTCTTAGAACCTTTAAAAGAAAAGCCTGTGTTGCCTTTCTTAAACTTTATTTAATAGAACCTCTTTTCTCTTAGACCTAGAACTACTGCAAGTCAGAGTCATGTCTAGAGACAAATTTTTTGATACTGTATGGCATCACTCCAAAGTTCTTTCTTATTCCATTCAGCACGCTTAGATGGCACCAGGATTACACTGATGTATCTCAGTATCCCTCCTCACCACTATGACGCTCTCAGTGTTCTCAGTGTTTCTCCTTCATGTCTACCACCCCAAGCTCTTCCTGATGTGTTTGAACAGGTTTGGAGTCACTCTCTGGGCACCTCTTTTGGAGATCCTCATTAGACTTGCACTGGTGGCACCCTCAGAATCCTGGGGATTACGTACTATTCATTACGTCATGCTCCCCTCCACAGATGGCAAGCCTCTCTCTCCAACCGGGAACCGGGGCAAGGCTCAGGGAGGCCAGCCACTTTCCAGTTCTTGAAGTGAGCAGTTCTGCCATCTGCAAGGCATAGTTTGCCTTTTAGCTTCTGACTGATATTCCAAGAGTAGATTTTAATCTATAAAACACTGCTCGGTTGAGGAGCAAACTGCTCTGAGAATCAATCACCTGGCTCCAAGTTCAGCGGCCTGGTGGTTTAAGTTAGTCCGTCAGGAATATTTATTGGGCGCAAGACTAGACTGACTGCTGCAGAGAGACAGGACAGAAATAGGAGACGGAGCGCCCTGGCCTCCCTTGCTCTTAAGAACCTTAGAAACGAAGATGGATACGTTTTTGCTGCCCTCAATTTTGGAGAATTAGTGCCAGTTCTTGAGGAGGGAGGTAATTTAGTGACATACAAAGCATGTCACCATGGATATTTAAGTTAATTTAGTTTGggcattcagaattttccaacatgagtcattttttaaacattataaatAACGGTTAGTCTTTGAAGGTGAATTGATTTGCCACCATTCTTGGAAAAATGTAGAAAGCCATCCAAAATGTGATATTTTACAACCCAATTTTTTCCTGCAATACTTGTATCTTATGTAGAATACTTTTTTTCAGATGACTGActcttgtttttcagtttctttacaGTATTACATAATGGAAATTTGTTTATATATGGTGACAAACtctattgtaattttttttaaaaatagtaaaggtaATGTACAAAATATCAGTTGGCGAAGTCTCATGGAAGAATGAAAGTGGGAAGTGGGGCTTAGAAGTCACACAGAGCTGATCGAGTTCAGTCACACCACCTGCTTAATAAAAAGACTTTGAACTATGTTTCTTCAACCCTATAAACCTCAGTTTCTTATAGGTGAAATAGGGGTAAAAGTATCTACATCTCATGAGACGCTAGTGAGGATTAAGAGACAATCACAGTGGCTGGGTCATGATCAGTGCTCACTAACATTAGCTCTCCTCCCCTCTTTGTTAGAGTGATGGATTTACGAATGTTTTCCTTCTGTTATCCCAACTTTCTACTAAAGAAGTATCTAATGAGGTGTATTTCCTTGAATTATAATAAGTAAGTTAGATAAATATACTTTAGATGTTCAAGATTAAATGTTGTTATGCATTTGGTTATTTTTCCAACCTTGTTATTCTAACTAAAAGCAATTCGGAAcaggaggaaatgaaaaatgtgtttaaaaaataagctatatTAGCTGTTCTTTATCCCAAGTACTGACAGATTGTTGCAATGCTCTTGCCAATGTAGCATAACTTTACAAGAGGCACATTTCCAAATAATAGTAGTAATAGCTACTTATTGCAATGTGTGACTTAGCCAGGCCCAGGGCTGAAAGCCTTCATGCATgctctcatttagtcctcacaactttatgaggtaggtactattatcatttatcattttataagTGGGAAAGTTAATGAGAGTGTGTAAGTAGCTTTCCTTTTACGATTCAAGTACTAGTTGGCAGTGCTGGAATCCAAGCCTGAGTCTGTTCATTCCAAACCTCTGAGCTTAAACCGCCAAATGGTATATCACTCTCCATCTTCACTGGGTTACACTTAATTGGAACTTGAGCTAATGCAGTTTCATCTCCATCTGCTGCTCTTAACGTTTCTCAACCTCTGCACAAGTAAAGTCCAAACAGCTATATATTAGAGGAGAAAGAGCACTGGCCTGGGGTCAGACCTGTGGCTTCTAGCCCATCCCATGCTACTCACTATCTGTCCTCCCTGTCCCTCCTTGGGGCAGTGATCTACCCTCCAAGAGGCTACATTCCCTTGCCTTTAACTGGTAATCATGGTTCTTTCTCCACCAACTTGGAGAAAGGGTGAGTTGTTCCACACTGTCAATGGCCTCCAGCCAAAATCACCAGGAACACACTTCTGTGTTGAACAAGTTGAGTCTATTGCTCACCACAGTGAGAGAAAATGACACCAAAGGGCATTTCAATAAGAGAATATGAGAAAGGATTATAGGGTGTGGGCTTTGGTTGGGTGATTTGAGGGGGGTGGGGTAGGCATGGGGGACTGAAGGGTCTACAGGAGCCAGAGTTTACTTTGGATTATCAGGGACAATTCTATGATTAGGTATAAGATAATAAATCTTATCTATCCCAAGGGCAGACTGCTGATAAGTtgttttagtcgtgtccgactgtgcaaccccatagacagcagcccaccaggctcctctgtccctgggattctccaggcaagaatattggagtgggttgccatttccttctccagggcagacTAGAGTAAGACTAAATAAAACTGtaattggtaaagaatcaacaATCATTCATATTATGCAGGGTGGGAAGAGCATAGCATTTTCTGGTTTGTAAATGACCTTGTTTTTGTCTGTGCTTAGACAAAATTGTGAAGTGGTTTTGGTTTGTCCCACTTCATCATGAGTACAGAATGAGCTTATCTGATGTTGAGGTTCTGCGAGGTTGATGGTGCCAACAGAACAACATGGCACCCATGGGGGTCCCAGGCCAGCTTCTGGTAGGTAGAGTGATGCCAGCTCTTAGGTATGGGGCTGTTCTTCTCTTGCTCAAGACCAAATGAGACAACATAAGCCAAAGGGGTTTTGTCAACTGCAGAGCATCAGACAAACAGAAAACTCAAAGGAAAAATCAAGTCAGTGAGGCAGCACCTGGCTGGTATCAAAATCAGAAAAGtcctcttttcatcttcttttttaaaaagaaaatcatgtcgGCTTCCAACTGGGAAAAATCTCTCCTTTCAAACAAGACCCGCCCTGCCCTAGGGAGCTGAAGTACCACATTCACTCTATCTTATTTGTGTCTTTCTCTAGGTCGGACTCATCTCGGGCACAGTCTTCGTGATTCTCGGATTGACTGTCTTGGCAGTGGGCTTTCTTGTGCCCCCCAAAATCGAAGCCTTTGGCGAGGCCAACTTCGTGGTGGTGGACACGCACGCTGTCCAGTTTAACGGAGCCCTTGACATGTGCCAGCTGGCGGGCGCTGTGCTCTTCTGCATAGGGGGCACATCCATGGCAGGGTGCCTGCTGATGTCAGTGTTAGCAAAAAGCTACTCCAAAGAAGAGAAATTCCTTCAGCAAAGGTTTAAAGAGCGAATCGCAGACATCAAGGCCCACACTCAGCCCATCACAAGAGCTCCAGGCCCGGGAGAAACAAAGATACCAGTCACTTTGTCCAGGGTTCACAATGTCCAGCCCTTAGCGGCAACCTGAAATTTTTTCCACCCAACCCTCCCCTCTCTAATTTACACCCAGTGTTGCAAGGGAGCAGGCCAGTTTGGGAGATGACAAGGCTTTGGCGTTGATCTGCCCCAGAGCTGTGCTGGACAGTGGGCAGAGTGGTGACTGAGCTCAGGCTCATTCCATTCAGTGGCCCTGGGGACCCTTGATGCAGTGGGTCAGCGTGGGCACATGCACCCAGCTGCCTAAAGAGGTGCGGCTGGGTGCCCACCAGGAGCTCTCTGGATCTCCTCTCTCACACAGTGTGACTTTGTGACATTTCCCGTGTTCTTGGAAAGCACTCAACAGTTCAGACCAGCCTACCAATGGCTAACATGGTCCATTTTACTTTCCTGTgttgttttttctaattttctaaccTTTCCTGTGTGGTGCTGCCTTCTATTCCTGGTCTCACTACATGTAAGATATTGTCGTGTGTGTTCATAGAAAAATCAGATTCCCTGATTTTGACCCAAACATTGGTCTTTTAGCTCTAACATAATATGAGTCCTTAAGATCagaaatggacagggaggcctggcgtgctgcaattcacggggtcgcaaagagtcggacacgactgagcgactgaactgaactgaactgaagatcagaaACAAACTTTTCAGGATTCTCCACAAacctttctttgttttgttttctccagttttttccacttaaagagctcaaattgccaacttttGAATCTTGGGAAAGAAATTACTATTAGGAGAATCTATTTATGCAGTGACCAAAAGCACTGAAGTAGAAGTCAAGAAATTTGAGTTCCTATTACTAACTAGCTGCGTGATCTTGGGGAAAGCACCTAAcctcccaggcctcagtttccccatctgtagaatgggggtCCTGGTCTGTGATGTCTTGTTTTGCCATGTGTCGCTGTGTGTCCATGACCAAGGATGTTTACAGTGTTCCTGTGGCTCTTGCCACAGTGGGATTCTTTCAGATCTGGACTCCCAGAAACTTGCCAAGTCAGGATCCTCCATGCCACCTACTCCTAAATATCC from Budorcas taxicolor isolate Tak-1 chromosome 11, Takin1.1, whole genome shotgun sequence carries:
- the NRSN1 gene encoding neurensin-1; translation: MSSCSNVCGSRQAQAATEAGRQRYGVRSYLHQFYEDCTTSIWEYEDDFQIQRSPNRWSSVFWKVGLISGTVFVILGLTVLAVGFLVPPKIEAFGEANFVVVDTHAVQFNGALDMCQLAGAVLFCIGGTSMAGCLLMSVLAKSYSKEEKFLQQRFKERIADIKAHTQPITRAPGPGETKIPVTLSRVHNVQPLAAT